The following are encoded in a window of Rubellicoccus peritrichatus genomic DNA:
- a CDS encoding sigma-54 dependent transcriptional regulator — MTSSILKGRDVLLVEDELMLRKRLKAYLEKAGADVTAAGTFQEACASLEGLNFDYALIDNHLPDGLGLDLLKQKRFSANTSVVVMTAKGGVDTAVTAIKLGAGDYVAKPFDLEELPLIFARCRLNSQNNRREEHRREVELPAEDELLFGQSLEKIHGQLERILEADRRLTEKLPPVLIEGETGTGKTTLARWLHRHGPRADEALVELNCSTLPESLAESELFGHERGAFTDARKDRIGLFEAADGGTLFLDEIPSLSLPLQAKVLTAIEDGIIRRVGGNKSIPVNVRLITATNLDLKEQVQAGAFREDLYHRLDLLNLRIPALRERGKDIVNLAEHLLGDLRRRYKLPDAEISSGGKLRLMNYAWPGNVRELAHTLERAIVMGGGGNLEFDELDGSSTRAAFAQSDTSDDASADNSDWLNPDWTFPEAGNFSLEDAINRLIQKGLDQTGGNVSATARLLGVSRDYIRYRLEGKK; from the coding sequence ATGACTTCGAGCATTCTCAAAGGCCGTGATGTGCTCCTCGTAGAGGACGAACTCATGCTACGCAAACGATTAAAGGCCTATCTGGAGAAAGCTGGAGCCGATGTCACGGCAGCCGGCACCTTTCAGGAGGCCTGCGCCAGCCTCGAAGGGCTCAACTTCGACTACGCCTTGATCGACAATCACCTGCCCGATGGCCTTGGGCTTGATTTGCTGAAACAAAAGCGCTTTTCAGCCAACACAAGTGTGGTGGTCATGACGGCCAAGGGTGGTGTCGATACTGCTGTTACTGCAATCAAACTGGGGGCTGGCGATTATGTGGCCAAACCATTCGATCTGGAGGAGCTACCACTCATTTTTGCCCGCTGCCGACTGAATAGTCAAAACAACCGGCGCGAAGAACACCGCCGGGAAGTAGAACTGCCAGCGGAGGACGAACTGCTCTTCGGCCAGAGCCTGGAGAAAATTCACGGTCAGCTCGAACGCATCCTTGAAGCCGACCGCCGTCTGACAGAAAAGCTACCTCCAGTCCTGATCGAAGGTGAAACCGGAACGGGTAAAACCACCCTCGCCCGCTGGTTGCATCGTCACGGACCTCGCGCCGATGAAGCATTGGTCGAACTGAACTGCTCCACCCTCCCTGAAAGCCTGGCCGAGTCAGAGCTGTTTGGGCACGAGCGAGGCGCCTTCACAGATGCCCGCAAAGATCGTATCGGTCTCTTTGAGGCTGCCGATGGTGGTACCCTTTTTCTCGATGAAATTCCAAGCCTGTCCCTGCCTTTGCAGGCCAAGGTCCTCACTGCAATCGAAGATGGAATCATCCGGCGAGTCGGTGGAAACAAATCCATCCCGGTCAACGTTCGCCTGATCACTGCGACAAATCTCGACCTTAAAGAGCAAGTACAAGCAGGCGCCTTTCGTGAAGATCTTTATCATCGTCTTGATCTGCTAAATCTGCGTATTCCAGCCCTCCGCGAACGCGGCAAAGATATCGTAAATCTCGCTGAGCATCTGCTTGGAGATCTGCGCAGGCGCTACAAGCTACCTGATGCCGAGATCTCCAGTGGCGGCAAACTCCGCCTGATGAACTACGCCTGGCCTGGTAATGTGCGCGAGCTCGCCCATACTCTGGAACGCGCCATAGTCATGGGAGGAGGCGGAAATCTGGAATTTGATGAACTCGATGGCAGTTCAACTCGCGCAGCCTTTGCGCAGAGCGACACCAGTGATGACGCTTCAGCCGATAATAGCGACTGGCTGAATCCTGATTGGACTTTCCCGGAGGCTGGCAATTTTTCCCTTGAAGACGCCATCAATCGCCTGATTCAAAAAGGCCTCGACCAAACCGGAGGCAACGTCTCGGCTACAGCGCGATTATTGGGAGTATCACGGGATTACATCCGCTATCGGTTGGAGGGCAAAAAGTAA
- a CDS encoding MBL fold metallo-hydrolase produces MRFQILGSSSSGNCALLTTAGCKVLIDAGFSARKIKLMLESVGESLDSIDAVFLTHEHGDHTAGIRGLARRAHITVFANRDTAFAVQQRFKESKPQWKLFETGSAFTYRDLQITPFSVPHDAHDPVGFVFESGDDSLFSPRRSLAWLTDLGHLPKLAREKVRNVDLLVLEANYDSELLENDEKRPWSVKQRIRGRHGHLSNSAALELLSEEESPRWRQVFLAHLSKDCNSLDIVRQTFEPLRQRGKKFNIDVVDPHNGTCPAVDLFALA; encoded by the coding sequence ATGAGGTTTCAGATTCTTGGTAGCAGCAGTTCGGGTAACTGTGCTTTGCTGACGACAGCAGGTTGTAAGGTCCTCATTGATGCAGGTTTCTCTGCAAGAAAGATAAAATTGATGCTGGAGTCTGTGGGGGAGTCTCTCGACTCCATTGATGCTGTTTTTCTGACTCATGAGCATGGTGATCACACTGCAGGCATCCGAGGCTTGGCCAGAAGAGCGCATATTACGGTTTTTGCCAATCGTGACACCGCTTTTGCCGTCCAACAGCGTTTCAAAGAGAGCAAACCGCAATGGAAGCTCTTTGAGACTGGATCTGCCTTTACTTATCGGGATTTGCAGATAACCCCGTTTTCTGTCCCGCATGACGCTCATGATCCGGTGGGTTTTGTCTTTGAGTCGGGTGACGATTCCTTGTTCAGCCCAAGGCGGAGCCTTGCCTGGCTGACAGATTTGGGGCATTTACCAAAATTGGCTCGAGAGAAGGTTCGTAATGTGGATTTGCTGGTCCTCGAGGCAAATTACGATTCTGAGCTCTTGGAAAATGACGAAAAACGCCCCTGGTCGGTCAAGCAACGGATACGTGGCCGACATGGGCATCTTTCCAACTCGGCAGCGCTTGAATTGCTTTCTGAAGAGGAAAGTCCACGCTGGCGTCAGGTATTTTTGGCGCATTTAAGTAAAGACTGCAACAGCCTTGATATCGTGAGACAAACGTTCGAGCCTTTGCGTCAGCGTGGTAAAAAGTTCAATATTGATGTCGTTGATCCCCATAATGGTACCTGTCCTGCAGTAGATTTATTCGCATTGGCTTAG
- the hpnE gene encoding hydroxysqualene dehydroxylase HpnE gives MSSQTAEPTLAEQQAADKARKQSNLAYSFLSLDSERKEAMSIFYDFCRVADDIADDPDNPDEAKATELAGWKNDIAACYEGGNPGRAKALAPVIKRFSIPQEHLQAIIDGVSMDVGFRRFETFEDLQKYCYGVASAVGLVSVRIFGCTHERIDEYAETLGYALQFTNILRDVVEDYHEIERIYLPRQEMEAFGVKEDDLAYPAENPNCERLFRLLHFRCKHFFNKARRLLPDSERKNLKAALIMAAFYEDILDKIAAGGFQLTKERVRLSKSRKFRLLWRTMRELKKPLRRSHLPGSVAVWGAGVSGLSAAIKLGYEGFTPTVYEARSYPGGRAHSLKDAATGLTIDNGQHIVMGCYKEFLQFTDTLGIRHKLEEQDEMTVPYVSPGGRWSTLKAADLPAPFHLLSGLMRFGEISPGDRLGIMRFGAVLRMLKAPSDDLTVETWLRQHGQTDGAIRALWEPFCVAALNEPISTASARLLYETLKRSLFGNADDAKILLSKVGLTELFLPEAEIYLRSIGGSLKCSSQVKQLNHTEKKLVSFETKAGTQSADYYVSALPWTALRKLLPEGEALREKVASIPSASILSIHLLCDTELFDKNEAGFVGLLDSPIHWVFDRTDTLPPENDGHNLYAVVVSAAGDWMEKKSNEIIESLTEELKRFFPASKDMKVERSLVYKSRDATFAASPETEKYRPATNETPWDNFLLCGDWVATDLPATLESAALSGHRVIKALDESVSR, from the coding sequence GTGTCCAGCCAGACAGCAGAACCAACCCTTGCCGAACAGCAAGCCGCCGACAAGGCCCGCAAGCAGAGCAATCTCGCTTATTCCTTTCTGTCGCTTGATTCAGAGCGCAAGGAGGCCATGAGCATCTTTTACGATTTCTGCCGGGTTGCGGACGACATAGCGGATGACCCGGACAATCCCGATGAGGCCAAGGCAACTGAACTGGCTGGCTGGAAAAATGACATTGCGGCCTGCTATGAAGGTGGCAATCCAGGTCGGGCCAAAGCCCTTGCGCCAGTCATCAAGCGCTTCAGCATCCCTCAGGAGCATCTGCAGGCCATCATTGATGGCGTATCAATGGATGTGGGCTTTCGCCGCTTTGAAACCTTCGAAGATCTACAAAAGTACTGCTACGGCGTCGCTTCAGCTGTCGGGCTGGTTTCAGTCCGAATTTTTGGATGCACTCACGAGCGAATCGATGAATATGCCGAAACACTCGGTTATGCCCTTCAATTTACCAACATCCTGCGTGATGTAGTCGAAGATTATCATGAGATAGAGCGAATTTACCTTCCTCGCCAGGAAATGGAAGCTTTCGGAGTCAAAGAAGACGATCTCGCCTACCCTGCTGAAAATCCAAACTGTGAGCGTCTCTTTCGTCTCCTACATTTTCGCTGCAAACACTTTTTCAACAAAGCCCGGCGACTTCTTCCCGATAGCGAACGCAAGAATCTCAAAGCTGCCCTGATCATGGCGGCTTTCTATGAAGATATCCTCGATAAGATCGCGGCTGGCGGCTTTCAATTAACCAAAGAACGCGTCCGCCTCTCAAAGTCACGCAAGTTCCGACTCCTGTGGCGAACCATGCGTGAGTTGAAGAAGCCACTTCGCCGGAGTCATTTGCCGGGAAGTGTGGCGGTCTGGGGAGCTGGGGTTTCCGGGCTGAGTGCAGCCATCAAACTCGGTTATGAAGGTTTCACACCCACCGTCTATGAAGCGCGTAGCTATCCCGGCGGACGAGCACACAGTCTGAAGGATGCAGCCACCGGGCTAACCATTGATAATGGCCAGCATATCGTCATGGGCTGCTACAAGGAATTCCTTCAGTTCACTGACACACTCGGCATTCGCCACAAACTTGAAGAGCAGGACGAGATGACCGTCCCCTACGTCAGCCCCGGAGGACGTTGGTCCACCCTCAAAGCAGCTGACCTGCCCGCACCCTTTCATTTGCTCAGTGGTCTGATGCGCTTTGGAGAAATTTCTCCCGGTGACCGCCTGGGAATCATGCGCTTTGGTGCCGTTCTCAGGATGTTGAAGGCACCATCGGATGACTTAACAGTCGAAACCTGGCTGCGTCAGCACGGACAAACCGACGGAGCCATCCGCGCCTTATGGGAGCCTTTTTGTGTCGCAGCCCTGAATGAACCCATTTCCACCGCCAGTGCTCGCCTTCTTTATGAAACGCTGAAGCGTTCGCTCTTTGGCAATGCAGATGATGCCAAAATCCTGCTCAGTAAGGTCGGTCTGACAGAGCTGTTTCTACCCGAGGCCGAGATCTATCTTAGAAGCATTGGCGGCAGCTTGAAATGCTCTTCTCAAGTCAAACAGCTTAATCATACCGAAAAGAAATTGGTCTCCTTTGAAACCAAAGCCGGAACTCAAAGTGCAGACTATTATGTTAGCGCCCTCCCCTGGACAGCCCTTCGAAAATTGCTTCCGGAAGGCGAAGCTTTGCGTGAGAAAGTTGCCTCCATCCCTTCTGCATCCATCCTCAGCATCCATTTACTTTGTGATACCGAGCTCTTTGATAAAAACGAGGCCGGCTTTGTCGGGCTGTTGGATTCCCCAATCCACTGGGTCTTTGATCGCACCGACACATTGCCTCCGGAAAATGACGGACACAACCTCTATGCCGTTGTGGTCAGCGCGGCTGGCGATTGGATGGAAAAGAAAAGCAATGAGATCATCGAGAGTTTGACTGAAGAATTGAAACGCTTTTTTCCGGCATCCAAAGATATGAAAGTCGAGCGAAGCCTGGTTTACAAAAGCCGCGATGCGACTTTTGCCGCCAGCCCGGAAACCGAAAAGTATCGCCCCGCAACTAACGAGACTCCCTGGGATAATTTCCTTCTTTGTGGGGACTGGGTTGCAACCGATCTGCCGGCAACTTTGGAAAGTGCGGCACTTAGTGGGCATCGCGTTATCAAAGCACTCGATGAATCTGTATCAAGGTAA
- a CDS encoding fatty acid CoA ligase family protein codes for MAEFANVSRFLEDAASSAPQAIAVRAPTGKVSSGVIPYHELSFEALNLWASSATQLFAEQGIQRGDRVLLMVRPGLELIACVFALFRLGAPPVVIDPGMGLRGFLSCVRQSKPDALVGIPLAHAVSKVFRPSFASVKSRVVVGKNFQKRLKLFDGKSVSTAQTASDELAAILFTSGSTGPAKGVCYEHGMFEAQVSMIREQYGICSGEVDLPMLPIFALFNPALGMTTIVPQMNPSRPASVDPARIVMAIEQNQVTNSFGSPVLWSKVVAYCEEEKKLLPSIRRVLMAGAPASPELIDRLKTLIPNGEVHTPYGATEVLPVSSICGSEILKETAEKTRNGSGTCVGGLLPGVEAKILPISDEPIQKIDDSHGLPQGTIGEIVVTGPSVTKTYDKLPGATIKAKVVDKNGRIWHRMGDLGYFDESERLWFCGRSAERVETEAGLLFTDRVEAIFNQHPTVFRTALVGLGDRPKQRPVLAVEVYRQHWPLSDETRKQLTYDLLELGKTHEISDFRFVKRFPVDVRHNAKIHRLSLKRGFEG; via the coding sequence ATGGCTGAATTCGCCAACGTCTCACGGTTTTTGGAAGATGCTGCAAGCTCGGCACCTCAGGCAATTGCGGTGCGTGCACCGACTGGTAAAGTCTCGTCAGGAGTCATTCCTTATCATGAGCTGAGTTTCGAAGCGCTCAATCTTTGGGCATCTTCGGCAACTCAGCTTTTTGCTGAACAAGGGATTCAGCGTGGTGACCGAGTCCTGCTCATGGTTCGGCCTGGTCTTGAGCTGATTGCCTGTGTCTTTGCGCTTTTTCGTCTAGGGGCGCCGCCTGTCGTGATCGACCCGGGAATGGGGTTGCGTGGCTTTTTGAGTTGTGTCCGCCAATCGAAGCCCGATGCGCTCGTTGGCATTCCTCTGGCTCACGCAGTCAGTAAGGTCTTTCGACCTTCGTTTGCATCGGTCAAATCCCGTGTCGTTGTTGGCAAAAATTTTCAGAAACGGTTGAAGCTTTTTGATGGCAAGAGTGTTTCCACTGCACAAACCGCATCCGATGAATTGGCGGCAATTCTGTTTACCAGTGGATCCACTGGTCCGGCCAAGGGGGTTTGCTATGAGCATGGAATGTTCGAAGCACAGGTTTCGATGATTCGAGAACAGTATGGTATCTGCTCTGGAGAGGTGGATCTGCCAATGTTGCCTATCTTTGCCTTGTTCAATCCTGCTTTGGGCATGACAACAATTGTGCCACAAATGAATCCTAGCCGTCCGGCGTCGGTTGATCCGGCAAGGATCGTTATGGCCATTGAACAAAATCAGGTGACAAACAGTTTCGGTTCCCCGGTGCTTTGGTCCAAGGTGGTCGCCTACTGTGAGGAGGAGAAAAAGCTGCTCCCAAGCATCAGACGTGTCTTAATGGCAGGTGCGCCGGCCAGCCCCGAGCTCATTGATAGACTGAAAACGTTGATACCGAATGGCGAGGTGCATACACCTTATGGAGCTACCGAAGTGTTACCCGTTTCCAGTATATGTGGTTCGGAGATTTTGAAAGAGACGGCCGAGAAGACGCGGAACGGAAGTGGCACGTGCGTTGGCGGGTTGCTTCCCGGAGTTGAGGCAAAGATTTTGCCGATCAGTGATGAGCCGATTCAAAAAATCGATGATTCACATGGATTACCGCAGGGAACCATTGGCGAAATTGTCGTCACCGGCCCTTCGGTGACCAAGACTTATGACAAACTTCCAGGGGCCACGATCAAAGCCAAGGTAGTAGACAAAAACGGTCGTATCTGGCATCGAATGGGCGATCTTGGCTACTTTGATGAATCGGAGCGTCTCTGGTTTTGTGGTCGTTCAGCCGAGAGGGTTGAAACGGAAGCAGGCCTGCTCTTTACAGATCGAGTCGAAGCGATTTTTAATCAACACCCCACAGTTTTTCGAACGGCGTTGGTTGGACTCGGAGATCGCCCGAAGCAACGCCCTGTCCTGGCAGTTGAAGTCTACAGGCAGCATTGGCCTTTAAGTGATGAAACTCGCAAGCAACTAACCTATGATCTGCTCGAGCTGGGAAAAACACATGAGATCAGTGACTTTCGTTTCGTAAAGCGCTTCCCGGTAGATGTCCGGCACAATGCCAAAATTCACCGGCTTTCCTTGAAACGTGGCTTTGAGGGGTGA
- a CDS encoding C39 family peptidase encodes MNLYQGKVTNMPRLAPLFLLLLLPFILNGRTFTDKSGREIEAEIVNYDGGDTVSIRRADGIVFDLPLERLSEKDQEFIRNYKAEATTASPEEMKKINSVLGIELFADGNLWDDSANAVAERLGWPRESQTGSQESFRIYHNPKDKILGARPHSSVLYGRDGKVDYISIIFANKGDSAGSEFDSSPSERAKAVSKAIEADGKTVARQLAQLGEPEQSTTATGRDMKERLKRWRWNGHSILLAEQEDEYIAVRIMPDKLADQRGRPERTGSSALKTTSKANVEKRSNGDVIVTEIPMVDQGPKGYCVPATLERVLRYMDIRADMYLLAMAGQTDIGGGTRVENLLQGAERYVKSAGREFERERFKVSPRSVAKYIDEGRPIIWTMYSGNDYNAIANSITKTRRNYDDADAWKGKLKEITSNMDEITPDRMAAHACLIIGYNPVTKEIAVSDSWGPSYRERWIPSDVAEAVSQGSFYLVDF; translated from the coding sequence ATGAATCTGTATCAAGGTAAGGTGACAAACATGCCAAGATTGGCTCCATTGTTTTTATTGCTCCTGCTTCCATTCATTTTGAATGGGCGAACCTTTACTGACAAGTCCGGGCGGGAAATAGAAGCCGAAATCGTAAATTATGACGGCGGTGACACGGTATCGATTCGCAGGGCGGATGGCATTGTGTTTGATCTGCCCCTGGAACGCCTTTCTGAGAAAGATCAGGAATTCATTCGCAACTACAAAGCCGAAGCGACAACAGCCAGTCCCGAAGAAATGAAGAAGATCAATTCCGTTTTAGGCATTGAGCTCTTCGCAGATGGCAACCTTTGGGATGACTCTGCGAATGCAGTTGCGGAAAGGCTTGGCTGGCCACGGGAATCGCAAACCGGCTCTCAGGAAAGCTTCCGCATTTATCACAATCCCAAGGATAAAATCCTTGGCGCCAGGCCACACTCTTCCGTCCTTTATGGACGTGATGGCAAAGTCGATTATATCTCTATAATTTTTGCCAACAAAGGTGATTCTGCCGGTAGTGAGTTTGACAGCTCCCCAAGCGAACGAGCCAAAGCCGTTTCAAAAGCAATCGAAGCCGACGGGAAAACCGTTGCAAGGCAACTGGCGCAACTTGGCGAACCCGAGCAAAGCACCACCGCAACCGGACGTGACATGAAGGAGCGCCTGAAACGCTGGCGCTGGAATGGTCATAGTATTTTGCTGGCTGAACAGGAAGACGAGTACATCGCAGTTCGTATTATGCCGGACAAACTAGCCGATCAACGCGGAAGACCCGAAAGGACTGGCAGCTCGGCATTAAAAACGACTTCGAAAGCAAACGTGGAAAAACGCTCGAACGGAGATGTTATCGTGACGGAAATCCCAATGGTCGACCAAGGCCCAAAAGGCTATTGCGTCCCCGCCACCCTGGAACGCGTTCTGCGCTATATGGACATACGTGCCGACATGTATCTGCTCGCCATGGCAGGGCAGACTGATATCGGAGGCGGCACGCGGGTGGAAAATTTGCTTCAGGGAGCTGAACGCTACGTCAAGAGCGCAGGGCGTGAGTTCGAACGCGAACGTTTCAAAGTATCGCCTCGTTCCGTTGCGAAGTACATTGATGAAGGCCGGCCGATCATCTGGACGATGTATTCCGGCAACGATTACAATGCGATCGCAAACAGCATCACAAAGACACGGCGTAACTACGATGATGCGGATGCCTGGAAAGGTAAGCTCAAAGAAATCACAAGCAACATGGATGAGATCACACCTGACCGAATGGCAGCCCACGCCTGCCTGATTATTGGATACAATCCAGTAACCAAAGAAATCGCGGTCAGCGATTCATGGGGTCCCAGCTACCGCGAACGATGGATTCCTTCCGATGTGGCCGAAGCCGTTTCGCAGGGGAGTTTCTATCTGGTTGATTTCTGA
- a CDS encoding DUF3142 domain-containing protein, producing the protein MLRMVSTWLFLLFWCCDLNAAAEKLSHQAYIWQRNWSPQLISAIHASATVMDGFTVLVAEITPSAGGAKVVRVPVQYDVLQSTGLPITLAIRVGNYSGPFDSNQQTTQCLLAEVKAAIASARADGIKPTAIEIDFDCATSKLEGYVEWLSQMHNILGDVSLSITTLPTWMNRPKAFRELVHATDHFVLQVHSIKKPESIGDDVALCEPEQTLDWASEAAKYGIPFRVALPTYAYRLGYNQHGQLAEVSGENASPLQNPDWQYRIIRAEPETIANLVKAFKERQPQHFEGIIWYRLPIAHERLNWDPITWRTVIAGQTDASHWKAQAVFKKDGAIEIQIEQTGLLAAPPPKQVILNWENANSLVWDGQRNFDVKATLDHGLIWQWPDKMEAPLLPQGTQWTIGWLRLDNIPKLQISVIPNAN; encoded by the coding sequence ATGCTCCGAATGGTTTCAACTTGGCTATTTCTGCTCTTTTGGTGCTGTGACCTGAATGCAGCTGCGGAAAAGTTGAGCCACCAAGCCTACATTTGGCAACGCAACTGGTCGCCCCAACTGATTTCTGCCATTCATGCCTCTGCCACAGTCATGGATGGTTTCACCGTCCTCGTTGCTGAAATCACACCATCAGCGGGAGGTGCAAAAGTCGTAAGAGTTCCAGTTCAATACGATGTTCTGCAATCGACAGGCCTCCCAATAACTCTGGCGATTCGCGTTGGCAATTATTCAGGGCCATTTGATTCGAATCAGCAAACGACTCAGTGTTTACTGGCTGAGGTTAAAGCTGCAATCGCAAGTGCGCGAGCCGATGGTATTAAGCCAACAGCAATAGAAATCGATTTTGATTGTGCAACGAGCAAGCTCGAGGGTTACGTGGAATGGTTGTCTCAAATGCACAACATCCTGGGAGATGTGTCTCTCTCGATCACCACACTACCGACCTGGATGAATCGTCCGAAGGCATTCCGTGAGCTCGTTCATGCAACCGATCATTTCGTTTTGCAGGTTCACAGTATCAAAAAACCGGAATCCATTGGCGACGATGTCGCTCTTTGTGAACCAGAGCAGACACTCGACTGGGCCAGTGAAGCCGCCAAATATGGGATTCCATTTCGTGTCGCCCTGCCAACCTATGCTTATCGATTGGGTTACAATCAGCATGGTCAATTAGCGGAAGTCTCAGGAGAAAACGCATCACCACTCCAGAATCCGGACTGGCAATACAGAATCATTCGAGCAGAACCAGAAACGATAGCCAACTTGGTTAAAGCTTTCAAAGAAAGGCAACCACAGCATTTTGAAGGCATCATTTGGTATCGTTTGCCGATAGCTCATGAACGTCTTAACTGGGACCCAATCACCTGGCGGACTGTAATAGCCGGACAAACCGATGCCTCTCACTGGAAAGCGCAAGCTGTCTTTAAGAAAGATGGCGCTATTGAAATCCAGATAGAGCAAACCGGACTACTCGCAGCTCCTCCTCCAAAGCAAGTCATCCTCAACTGGGAGAATGCAAATTCTCTTGTTTGGGACGGTCAGCGTAACTTCGATGTTAAAGCCACCCTCGATCATGGCTTGATCTGGCAATGGCCGGACAAGATGGAAGCACCTCTACTCCCGCAAGGCACGCAATGGACGATTGGCTGGCTACGCCTCGATAATATTCCTAAACTACAAATTTCAGTCATCCCAAATGCCAATTAA
- a CDS encoding NAD-dependent epimerase/dehydratase family protein, which translates to MKILVTGGGGFLGSHIVRRLLDRGYAVKSIGRSAQPANEALGVEVIRGDISDLETICSAVAGCDAVFHVAAKAGVWGDKEDYFKANVIGTRNVLSACKQEGVRSLVYTSTPSVVFSGESFQGADESLPRTRGVELSHYVTTKAQAEGEALAAHDNEGLRVCAIRPHLIWGVGDPHIVPRIIDRARKGRLRIVGQGNNRVDITHVQNAAHAHVLALDALLAGSAGGKPYFLSDGASVMLWDWINDLLGRLGEPKVTKHISAKAAYRVGSILEWAWKTFGISGEPPMTRFVAIELSKDHWFDISASKQDLGYEPIVTNEQGLVELVRDMKSAAL; encoded by the coding sequence GTGAAAATTCTAGTCACTGGAGGAGGGGGATTTCTTGGGAGCCACATTGTGCGCCGGTTATTGGATCGTGGATATGCGGTCAAAAGCATCGGGCGTTCGGCGCAGCCTGCGAATGAAGCCCTTGGGGTGGAAGTGATTCGAGGAGACATTAGTGACTTGGAAACAATTTGTTCCGCTGTTGCCGGATGTGATGCCGTTTTTCATGTCGCCGCCAAAGCTGGGGTTTGGGGAGATAAGGAAGATTATTTCAAAGCCAATGTTATCGGAACGCGGAATGTCCTCTCTGCCTGCAAGCAGGAGGGCGTTCGCTCGTTGGTTTATACGAGCACGCCTAGTGTGGTTTTTTCCGGAGAATCTTTTCAGGGAGCTGATGAGTCCCTGCCTCGAACCAGAGGCGTCGAGCTTTCGCATTATGTGACGACGAAAGCTCAAGCTGAAGGAGAAGCCTTGGCTGCCCATGACAATGAAGGGCTTCGCGTCTGCGCGATTCGACCACATTTGATCTGGGGAGTTGGTGACCCGCATATTGTTCCGCGTATTATTGATCGGGCCAGAAAGGGTCGGTTGCGCATTGTTGGTCAGGGTAACAACCGCGTTGATATAACGCATGTTCAGAATGCAGCCCACGCTCACGTCCTTGCTCTGGATGCATTGTTAGCGGGAAGTGCAGGCGGCAAACCTTACTTTTTGTCGGATGGAGCGTCTGTCATGCTGTGGGATTGGATTAATGATTTACTTGGTCGATTGGGAGAGCCCAAGGTGACAAAGCATATTTCGGCCAAAGCAGCTTACCGCGTTGGTTCCATTTTGGAATGGGCTTGGAAGACTTTTGGCATCAGTGGTGAGCCACCTATGACTCGCTTTGTCGCGATTGAGTTATCGAAAGACCATTGGTTTGACATCAGTGCCTCCAAACAAGATCTGGGCTATGAGCCAATTGTTACCAATGAGCAGGGATTGGTTGAATTAGTTCGGGACATGAAATCGGCAGCGCTTTAA
- a CDS encoding acyl-CoA thioesterase → MPKSYFQFDTEVYFDEFDALWVLHHSRYLQHLERAQQAFFQKLLGVDDFDEKRDEDIYVVVKSLDIDFLVPVRCPGRIIIRYTIERVREAGVVMGFEILSADGQTVHSKGRRTVCKLSGKTHQPTGWTAPFRKAMEAWSM, encoded by the coding sequence ATGCCAAAGTCTTATTTTCAATTTGATACCGAAGTCTACTTTGATGAGTTTGATGCCCTCTGGGTGCTTCATCATTCGCGTTACCTGCAACACCTGGAACGTGCGCAACAAGCGTTTTTCCAAAAACTGCTTGGAGTGGATGACTTCGATGAAAAGCGCGACGAAGATATCTACGTCGTGGTCAAAAGTCTGGATATAGATTTTCTGGTGCCGGTTCGTTGTCCCGGAAGAATCATCATTCGTTACACAATAGAACGAGTTCGTGAAGCTGGAGTCGTCATGGGATTTGAAATTCTCTCAGCCGATGGGCAAACTGTTCACAGCAAAGGCCGTCGCACTGTTTGTAAACTTTCTGGCAAAACCCATCAGCCCACAGGATGGACAGCACCATTCCGTAAAGCAATGGAAGCTTGGTCCATGTGA